TGAGCCACCTGATCGGCTCGGACCTGCGGAACGGCTTCGAGCCGGGGAGCCGAATCGACTGCCCCGCTCCGAACCGGTGCCGTTGCCGAAAGCGGGGCCGCCGGTGCGGCTGCGGGTACGGGACGAGCGCTCGTTCTTACGTGTGGGGTTAATGTGAAACCTTCCTTGACACGGCACGCGTCAAGGAATTCCCACAGCGGAAGAGCGGCGCGGGGAACTGCGAGAACGGACCGAATGGAATTCGGAGGCAGATCCGGCCCGCGAGAAATATGCGTGGGGACGGGCGCTGCAATGAGGGTGGCGTCATACGGACGCGAAACTGGAGAAATTCGCTCGGGTGCGGCTCCGAGGCGGCGGCATCCCGTGCTGGGTCCCGCGGGTAGACGCACCGGGGGAGACGTGTGCAGCTGGGGCCCGCATGCGGGCCCCAGCTGCGAAACGCGCGTCAGCGTCAGGCGGGAACGATGTTCTCCGCCGTCGGACCCTTCTGGCCCGGCGCGATGTCGAAGGTGACCTTCTGGCCTTCGAGCAGCTCGCGGAAACCCTGGGCGGCGATGTTCGAGAAGTGGGCGAACACGTCAGGGCCGCCGTCTTCCTGCTCGATGAAGCCGAAACCCTTTGCCGCGTTGAACCACTTCACGGTGCCAGCAGCCATGTCATATCTCCTTGGGGCAGTACACCGGCGTCCGCACTGTACGGAGACCGTGTCGCCGCGATGATGCCCCGCCCGGAAAATGACCGGAAATATGAAGCGCCACCATGCGACGCGGAGGTCGGCTGGAGACGCCTTAAGTTTTTGGGTACCAAAACTGCAACCGAGATGGACAGTAGCACGTCGCAGTGGATTGCATGGGTCGAATATATTTAGCCCCCGCGCTGCAGTAAAAACTCTCCTTGCGGTGCCCGTTAAATCCTCAGGTCGCCGGGACAGATATTGATTCGCCCCGAGTGCAGTGTTGTGAGAGTTGGGGTGTTCGCCGGCTACGACGCGGGCAGACCATCGTCGCGTCCGGCTGCTCGCCCGAGCGCAGTGGGCGGGGCAGGATGGCGCGGGTGATGGCTGAGCTGAAGTTCGAGACCGTGGTGTGCCCGCACTGCGCTGCCGGGCCGGCTGTCGGGCATGCCCGGACCATCGCCACCGACAGGCGCCGGGTGACGGTGACGTGGCATGTTGCTTCCTGCCCGCACTATGCCGCGGATCGTCTCCTGGCAGGGCGGGACGACTGAGTGGTGTCGTCGCAGGGCCCTCTGGCCAACCGCCTCTTTGGGGAGGCGAATTCGCGGGCCGGGGGCAGCGGTGTGGCGCAGGCCGTCGAAAGTACGTCTCGCGGCGCGCGATCGACGGCGGCCGGGCCGTGCGCGTGGTGAGCGAAAGGGCATTGGGCGGGGTCTTCCCGCCAGTTGGGGCACGCGGAGGGCACGGCGAGGCCAGAGAGGTCTAGACAACGCGAAGGCCCCAGGTCGCTGACCTGGGGCTTTGGTGTGGAGCGGATGACGGGAATCGAACCCGCGCTATAAGCTTGGGAATCACCCGGCACTTGGGTGCCAGCATGGCCTTTGACCTGGGGAAACGTCCACGGGTGGCCCCGTTCTGGCTGCCTCGTCAGACCCGTTGTTGACCGCTCTTTACCGCCTCTACTGGCACGTTGTGGCACGGGATGCTGCTGCCCGTCGCTGTGAACCAGCCGGCTCCAGATCCGTCCCGGCGCCTTACCCGGCCCTGAAGCGTTCACCTCATGTGGATGGACCAGACGCGCTGAGCAGCTCCTCAATGGCGGTGCGAATGTTCTCGTCTTGGACGAACCCTCGCCAGCCACCGTTGGAGCGCAGCCGCTGGTCATGGGCGGGCACGTCGCGCAGGAGGTGTGTGGCGGGTTGGGCCGCGTGCCCGATCCGGGCCAGGTACCGCACTGCGGGGAGCGTGACGGGCAGGTAGGTGCCCTCGGCCAGATCTCGCACGACGGCCGCCAGAACGGGGACGGCGTCGGCGGTGTCGCCAGTGGCAGCCCACAGGGCGTGCGCGGCCTCGACGCGGGTCCAGGGGTCGGCATCGACGGTCGTCGCCCTGAGTAGTGCCACATGGGGTGCGGCATGCGCTCCGAGACTGGCGAGCCTGCGCAGGTCTGGATGCCGAAAGCTTCGCTCGGCGACGCTGCGGCCGAGCAGTTCCAGGGCTGGTTCGGGTTCGCCGCAGACCTTCCAGTACGCCCAGGCCGCAAGTTCCCGATGTGATCCGTCGCCGCGCGATCGGAACAGGAGCAGGTCCCGCGCTCCGTTCCCCGCCGTTCCGATTCCTGCCAGGGCCGTTGCCGCCGCGGTCCAGGTCCGGTCGTCCTCCAGCAGCACGAGCAGCCGTGGAACCGCCGCCTCGGCCGCGGAGCCCCAGTCGGCCAGTACCTCGCAGAGCCGGTTGAGGAGAGGGGAGTTGTCCGTAGCCGTACCGAGCCGGTCGCAGATCGCCGGAAGGAGCAGTTCGGCATGGTCCGAGAGGTCACTCAGAGCTTCAGGGAGCGAGGGGAGGCGGGAATGGTGCCAGTCGGTCGAGGGGTAGTGGGCGGAATTCGACGCAAAGCCGGATCGTGCGCCGGCGATCAGCTCGACCAGGCCCGGCAGGCAGCGCGGATCGTTCATCCGGGCCAGCGCCCACAGGGCGGCCTCGCCGACGGCCTCCCGTCTCCGTGTGGTGCGGGCTCCGGTGTCGGACAGCAGTGTGGCGAGATCGTCGGCGTGGGCGGCGGCTGCCGGGCCGAGGCAGGCCAGCAGCTCGGCCGCCCGGAAGCGGGCTTCGGGGGCGGGATCGTCCAGCCGTGCGACGAGACGTGGAACGAGCTCAGTGGCCGGTGATCACCACTGGGACAGCAGTCCGCCCGCCTGGGCCAGGGCGCCGATCCGCTGCTCGTCGTCGTGATGGTCTGCCAGCAGGCCGAGCGTGAAGGTGGGGTCGGGCCCGGTGATCAGTCCCGCGGTCCATCGCTGGACACCCTGTACTCCGGTTGCTATCGAGCTGGTGTGGCGCCACAGCTCGACGCTCGGGTCCCGGACCGCTTCGAGCACGAGGCCCAGCCGTCGTATGGGCAGGCCCGGATCGCGCGGGGACAGCGCGTGCACCGCCGCCAGGCGGATCTGGGCTTGTGGAGCGTCGAGCAGCTCATGGAGTAGGTCGAAGACCTCTGCGTCGTGTACGCCGGCCGGTGCGCGCAAAGCAGCCTGACCCAAGGCGAGGATCAGCTCAAGGCGGCTGGACGGATCACCCTCCGCCGCCCAGGACCGCAGCAGCGCGGGCAGCACCAGTTCGCCGGGCTGTTGCAGGCTCCGACCACGTCGGCTGCGGCTCGCCGGATTTCCGGGAGGGGGTCGTCCAACAGCAGCAACAGTTTGGGCAGGGCCCGTTCCCATGCCGGTGCCCAGTCCGGATCAAGGAATCGGACTTCGACCCGCCCGGCTTCCGCTGCCAGCATCCCCACGAGTTCGAGCATCGCGCAGCGGCTCGGTACCTGTGGTGTCGCAGCCAGGCGCAGTACGAAGGGCAGTGCGGCCGAGGCGGCGGAGCAGACCCAGCCACCCTGGTGGAACAGCAGGTTGAGCAACTCGGATGCCGCTTCGTCGGCATCGTCCGCATCCGGACCGGCACACCGGCGAAGCAGGTCCGGAACACCCTCGGCAGAACCGTAGTTGTGCTGTAGCCCACCCCAGTTGACCGCATCCACTCCCACCCACATGCCCGCGACCCTACCGGCCCGGCCAACCGCGATGCTCAGGCCGGCCACGCATGCCCAGAGAGGTCCGGACAACGAAGAAGGCCCAGGTTGGTGACCTGGGCCTTCTTGCCTGAGCGGATGACGGGACTCGAACCCGCGCTATAGCCTTGAGAGTCACCGATCTTCCAGGCCTGATCTGGCCAGTGACCAGCACCTATGGGTTCTGGGAAGATCCCGGGAGCTCGCCCCGGCGCCCGCCGTTCACCGCCCCACCTGGCACGGGTCTGGCACGGGCAGCCCTCTGATCCGTAGTACTGCCCGCGAGCGCCCCGCATTCCGGCGAACCGGTTGGCGGAGCGGCGGCGGTCATCAGTCGCTGGTGCGCTCGATAAGGAAGGCGGTCTCCTTGCGGATGCTCAACACCTTCCGCTTCGCGCTGTCGTAGAAGTGGACGTAGTCGCCCTCGACCCCGTACGACTCAGCGTCCAATTGGCGTTCGCGGGTCCCGGCTACGTCCCTGTTGATCCAGAAGTGAGCCATGTTG
The Streptomyces sp. NBC_00091 genome window above contains:
- a CDS encoding cold-shock protein, which produces MAAGTVKWFNAAKGFGFIEQEDGGPDVFAHFSNIAAQGFRELLEGQKVTFDIAPGQKGPTAENIVPA